One Phaseolus vulgaris cultivar G19833 chromosome 2, P. vulgaris v2.0, whole genome shotgun sequence DNA window includes the following coding sequences:
- the LOC137812317 gene encoding annexin D2, which yields MATLKVPPHPPSPTEDSEQLRKAFKGWGTNEALIISILGHRNAVQRKLIREAYNVTYGEDLLKDLDKELSSDFERVVLLWILDPAERDAYLANEATKKMTSDNWVILEIASTRSSLDLLKAKQAYQIRFKKSLEEDVAYHTSGDIRKLLVPLVSTFRYEGEEVNMTLAKSEAKVLHGKISGKTYNDEDLIRILTTRSRAQLSATLNHYKDEFGNAINKDLKTDPKDAYLKLLRAAIKCLTFPEKYFAKVLRLAINKLGTDECALTRVVATRAEVDLQRVGEEYQRRNSVPLDRAIANDTSGDYKSFLLALAGHEK from the exons ATGGCGACATTGAAGGTTCCTCCTCATCCTCCTTCTCCAACGGAAGACAGTGAGCAATTGAGAAAAGCTTTTAAAG GATGGGGAACGAATGAAGCACTGATAATATCAATCCTGGGACATAGAAATGCAGTTCAGCGTAAATTGATTCGTGAAGCTTATAATGTAACCTATGGAGAAGATCTTCTTAAAGATCTAGACAAAGAACTTTCAAGTGACTTCGAG CGGGTTGTGCTGTTGTGGATACTGGATCCTGCTGAGCGTGATGCCTATTTAGCTAATGAAGCCACTAAGAAGATGACTTCCGATAATTGGGTCATTTTGGAAATTGCTTCCACTAGATCTTCACTTGATCTCCTCAAAGCTAAGCAAGCATATCAAATCCGCTTCAAAAAGTCCCTTGAAGAAGATGTTGCCTACCATACTTCTGGAGACATACGCAAG CTATTGGTTCCTCTTGTGAGCACATTCCGTTATGAGGGGGAGGAGGTGAACATGACACTGGCAAAATCTGAGGCTAAAGTGCTTCACGGGAAGATTTCAGGGAAGACCTACAATGATGAGGACCTGATCAGGATTTTGACAACAAGGAGTCGAGCACAGTTAAGTGCAACTCTGAATCACTATAAAGATGAGTTCGGGAATGCCATAAACAAG GATCTGAAAACTGATCCAAAAGATGCATATCTGAAATTATTGAGGGCTGCCATCAAGTGTTTGACATTCCCTGAGAAATATTTTGCCAAAGTCTTGAGGCTCGCTATAAACAAACTGGGAACTGATGAATGCGCCCTTACTAGAGTGGTGGCAACCAGAGCTGAGGTTGATTTGCAGCGAGTTGGTGAGGAATACCAAAGGAGAAATAGCGTTCCTCTCGACCGTGCAATAGCCAATGACACTTCTGGAGACTATAAGAGCTTTCTCCTTGCTCTGGCTGGACACGAGAAGTAA